A portion of the Candidatus Pristimantibacillus lignocellulolyticus genome contains these proteins:
- a CDS encoding oligosaccharide flippase family protein, which produces MVMKKASPFVKSIIRLISGSSIAQLITILGSLVITRIYTPDQLGIYSLLLTFISIFGPVISAKYDAAIVLASNEDEAVDLIWGSLIVAFVLGGIFTVIYIIYLQYNPQIYEEINGWSYLIILMLITQAIINILDNYNNRHQEYKLISSVYVRRTLFQNVGFITLGLFKFETIGLVISQQIGMFFGLKKQSKFILSQKKNYYARSWIRIKNVLIKYKKQLFYAFPAHFINSLSYSLLNFFITGLFGLAIFGYYSMTFRILALPLSLVSINVSKVFFRSASKRFESKLSFNKLITQITILLAFVSIPMVIVLMLFSPMLFEFFFGPGWSVAGKFAQILAPMYGIRLIVSAVSPTLMVVGQQKLEVFMQALFIISSLVSYFICYIFGQSIEAFLTYVSISYSIVYIVFYIVIYKLSKNRRMNNYNA; this is translated from the coding sequence ATGGTAATGAAAAAAGCATCCCCTTTTGTTAAGTCTATTATTAGATTGATTTCAGGTTCCTCAATTGCTCAACTTATAACAATACTTGGATCACTGGTAATAACGAGAATATATACTCCTGATCAATTGGGTATATATAGTCTTTTACTAACTTTCATTTCTATTTTTGGACCGGTTATATCAGCTAAATACGATGCTGCTATTGTACTAGCCTCAAATGAAGATGAAGCTGTAGATTTAATATGGGGAAGTTTGATTGTAGCCTTTGTTCTTGGAGGCATATTCACGGTTATTTATATTATTTATTTGCAATATAACCCTCAAATATATGAAGAAATAAATGGTTGGTCCTATCTTATTATTTTAATGTTAATTACTCAAGCTATAATTAATATTTTAGATAATTATAACAACAGACATCAAGAATATAAGTTAATCTCCTCAGTTTATGTAAGAAGAACTTTATTTCAAAATGTAGGTTTTATTACATTAGGACTATTCAAATTTGAAACAATTGGATTAGTTATTTCTCAACAAATAGGTATGTTTTTTGGTTTAAAGAAACAAAGTAAATTTATTTTGTCTCAAAAAAAAAATTACTATGCTAGAAGTTGGATAAGAATAAAGAATGTTCTTATCAAGTATAAAAAGCAGCTCTTTTATGCTTTTCCTGCTCATTTTATAAACTCTCTATCGTATTCCTTACTTAATTTTTTTATTACTGGTCTGTTTGGACTAGCTATTTTTGGATATTATTCAATGACATTTAGAATCTTGGCATTACCTCTAAGTCTGGTCAGTATCAACGTTTCAAAAGTTTTCTTTAGAAGCGCTTCAAAAAGATTTGAAAGCAAATTAAGTTTCAACAAATTAATTACTCAAATAACAATTCTATTAGCGTTTGTTTCAATACCGATGGTGATTGTATTAATGTTATTTAGCCCGATGTTATTTGAATTTTTCTTTGGTCCAGGATGGAGTGTTGCGGGGAAATTTGCCCAAATACTAGCTCCAATGTATGGAATAAGATTAATAGTTTCTGCTGTATCTCCAACTTTGATGGTTGTTGGCCAGCAAAAATTAGAAGTTTTTATGCAAGCTTTATTTATTATTTCATCGTTAGTATCATACTTTATTTGTTATATTTTTGGTCAAAGTATTGAAGCATTCTTAACTTATGTTTCAATCTCATATTCAATAGTTTATATAGTGTTTTACATAGTTATTTATAAACTCAGTAAAAATCGGAGGATGAATAATTACA
- a CDS encoding acyltransferase has translation MKKILKRSFILISKCIMPLFYDKQYLQGRWFDNAVVGWRWCWRSLLFQKILGSNRHVPFPVSHNNAFGNTKNLKFDTNDLNNFQHHGCYFQTWGNAQIRIGKGSYIAPNVGLITQNHDVHNLDNHIDAKDINIGDNCWIGMNAVILPGVVLGDKTIVGAGAVVTKSFPFGNCVIGGVPAKKIKQLD, from the coding sequence ATGAAAAAAATTTTAAAAAGATCATTTATATTAATTTCAAAATGTATTATGCCATTATTTTATGACAAACAATACCTACAAGGACGTTGGTTTGATAATGCGGTTGTTGGATGGAGGTGGTGTTGGAGAAGTTTGCTTTTCCAGAAAATTCTTGGTTCGAATCGCCATGTACCTTTTCCTGTCTCGCATAATAACGCCTTTGGGAATACTAAAAATTTGAAATTTGATACTAATGACTTGAATAATTTTCAACATCATGGATGTTATTTTCAAACATGGGGCAATGCACAAATTAGAATTGGTAAAGGTAGTTATATAGCACCTAACGTAGGATTAATAACACAAAACCATGATGTTCATAATCTTGATAATCATATTGATGCAAAAGATATTAACATTGGCGATAATTGTTGGATAGGAATGAATGCAGTTATTTTACCAGGAGTTGTACTGGGGGATAAAACAATCGTTGGCGCTGGTGCGGTAGTTACTAAGAGTTTCCCTTTTGGAAATTGTGTCATAGGTGGGGTACCAGCTAAAAAGATAAAGCAATTAGATTAA
- a CDS encoding oligosaccharide repeat unit polymerase: protein MLIFMLIVSIGVTTFIIMNRSRKKGANTFTSLLFSIMFFYMIIPLFLLINEEEMSQYTDLQIYLYDYNTSKLFFYQVIVLVFIMIFYLIYNRTINRMSNSKTGFESNTFVIIKYFKLVGWISLIIGGISFILFLGSLGGVRQALAISELARSFNTQLTEFMPYYASLLIIPARLITLVPIFFMTVYLFQPENKRYLIIMICTFPLAVIFYLFNAGRAPLIAYLLCFLIPILKKRIKYPWPIVILTGFVSLPLLDILDSIFLYFSTGVWIEYSTNYSSYLYQFSFPYKNLINSLDIITASGIRYGQDFITSIISFIPGINFSISYDVTTQYFLGENWKSLGGIPNDLITFSIIEFSLLGVVLFSYLLGITLAKIDFKLSKWESNSAYILVISSINILLFLFVQAADIQPLVRSFLLIALVIGVLISSRKVKSK from the coding sequence ATGCTTATATTTATGTTGATAGTATCAATTGGAGTTACTACTTTTATTATTATGAATCGAAGTAGAAAAAAAGGGGCTAATACATTTACTAGTTTATTATTCTCAATAATGTTTTTCTATATGATCATTCCTTTATTTTTATTAATTAACGAAGAAGAAATGAGTCAATATACTGACCTCCAAATATATTTATACGACTACAATACAAGTAAACTCTTTTTTTATCAAGTTATTGTACTTGTATTTATAATGATTTTTTATCTAATATACAATCGAACAATTAATCGAATGTCAAATTCAAAAACAGGATTTGAATCTAATACGTTTGTTATAATAAAATATTTTAAGTTGGTAGGCTGGATCTCATTAATTATTGGGGGAATAAGTTTTATTCTATTTTTAGGATCATTAGGTGGCGTTAGACAGGCCTTGGCAATCTCTGAATTAGCTAGATCCTTTAACACACAGTTGACAGAATTTATGCCGTATTATGCTTCATTATTAATAATTCCTGCAAGACTTATTACTCTTGTTCCGATTTTTTTTATGACGGTTTATTTATTTCAACCAGAAAATAAACGATACCTTATAATAATGATTTGTACATTTCCTTTAGCAGTGATATTTTATTTGTTTAACGCAGGTAGGGCTCCGTTAATTGCCTATCTCCTTTGTTTTCTCATACCTATTCTTAAAAAGAGAATTAAGTATCCATGGCCAATAGTTATTTTAACAGGATTTGTTTCATTGCCGCTATTGGATATTTTAGATAGTATATTTTTGTATTTTAGTACTGGGGTTTGGATAGAATACTCCACTAACTATAGCAGTTATTTATACCAATTTTCATTTCCGTACAAAAATCTCATAAATTCTCTGGATATTATTACTGCTAGTGGAATACGATATGGCCAAGATTTTATTACATCAATTATTTCGTTTATACCTGGAATTAACTTTAGCATCTCATATGATGTAACCACACAATACTTCTTAGGAGAAAATTGGAAATCCTTAGGTGGAATCCCTAATGATCTTATTACATTTTCAATTATAGAATTTTCTTTATTAGGAGTTGTTCTATTCTCATATTTACTGGGAATCACATTAGCGAAAATTGATTTTAAGTTATCGAAGTGGGAAAGTAACTCTGCCTACATTCTAGTGATTAGTTCGATTAATATTTTACTTTTTTTATTTGTACAAGCAGCAGATATCCAGCCACTCGTGAGGAGTTTCTTACTTATAGCGCTCGTTATTGGTGTGTTGATCTCAAGTAGAAAGGTGAAGAGTAAGTGA
- a CDS encoding glycosyltransferase family 4 protein — MNVLFLRSNPVDPDPRVEKEVKALIEEGYNVEIFAWNREEDHPIDSYYLRSNQSVVVNKIGIKATYGGGMRNNIKPLIKFQLAIIKWVTKNRKRFDVIHACDFDTALTSLILKKLYGKKLVYDIFDYYVDAFNVPNQLRNFIQRIDHFIINHADEVILCSEERIIQIKGTNPKNLSIIHNSPEDISLDLMKSSNEFDSNKLKIVYVGILSEDRLLSELMEVVKDNQNYEFHIGGFGQLEDTVKEWSIKSDNIFYYGKIQYYDVLLLESQCDVMIACYNPAIKNHKYAAPNKFYEALMLGKPIIMAKATGMSDIIEQSNFGVSIEYSKDGLIEGLGQLNGLVNNTEISIKMKQLYSDQYSWLEMKSRLKNLYLRLKR; from the coding sequence ATGAACGTATTATTTTTACGATCAAATCCAGTTGATCCTGATCCTAGAGTTGAAAAGGAAGTAAAAGCACTTATTGAAGAAGGATATAATGTGGAAATATTTGCATGGAATAGAGAAGAAGATCACCCAATTGACTCATATTATCTTCGTAGTAATCAATCTGTTGTTGTTAATAAGATTGGAATAAAAGCAACATATGGTGGCGGAATGAGAAACAACATTAAACCACTAATTAAATTTCAATTGGCAATTATTAAATGGGTTACTAAAAATAGAAAAAGATTTGATGTTATACATGCATGCGATTTTGATACGGCACTCACGAGTCTAATACTTAAAAAACTATATGGAAAGAAATTGGTCTATGATATTTTCGATTATTATGTTGATGCATTCAATGTTCCTAATCAGCTTCGTAATTTCATACAGCGAATTGATCATTTTATTATCAATCATGCAGATGAAGTAATTCTTTGCTCTGAAGAAAGAATTATTCAGATAAAAGGAACTAATCCTAAGAACTTAAGTATTATTCACAATTCACCTGAAGACATTTCACTAGATTTAATGAAAAGTTCTAATGAATTTGATAGTAACAAACTTAAAATAGTTTATGTAGGGATATTAAGTGAGGATAGACTCCTAAGTGAATTAATGGAAGTCGTCAAAGACAATCAAAACTACGAATTTCACATCGGAGGTTTTGGACAACTTGAAGATACCGTTAAAGAATGGTCAATAAAGTCAGACAACATTTTTTATTATGGGAAAATTCAATATTATGATGTTTTGCTACTTGAAAGTCAATGTGATGTAATGATAGCCTGCTATAATCCAGCAATTAAAAACCACAAATATGCTGCTCCAAATAAGTTCTACGAGGCTTTAATGCTGGGAAAACCGATAATAATGGCTAAGGCAACAGGGATGTCCGATATAATAGAACAGTCCAATTTTGGAGTTTCCATTGAATATTCAAAGGATGGATTAATAGAAGGATTGGGCCAATTAAATGGACTAGTTAATAATACAGAGATTAGTATAAAGATGAAACAATTATATAGTGATCAATACTCTTGGTTAGAAATGAAAAGTAGACTTAAAAATCTATATCTCCGATTGAAAAGATGA
- a CDS encoding glycosyltransferase family 4 protein: MAKVLISVHLGRHFYKFGHSDYEVLLQLGHEVHVAANFGDDLDKFDDPRVTKHHINFDRSPFSFQNVKALRELEKLLQKQHFDLIHTQSPSGGAITRLAARKTRKKGTRVIYTAHGFHFFKGAPRKNWLIYFQIEKFLSRFTDCIITINKEDENTAKDKLLSSQVQYVPGVGIDTGKFKSVSIEKKDQLRKQYGYASNDQIIIYVGELSIRKNQKLLIEAMSLVDTGSPMKLLLVGTGILEVHLKQLVKDANLEDTIKFLGYRNDVDNLMGLSDIVISTSLQEGLPLNILEAMASELPIIATSCRGNRDLVINNFNGILVGHNAKDIAQAIQSLSNDRKKRITFGQHNKEIVHQYSKSVIQEKMSKLYEIELLHTNQYSHLREN; this comes from the coding sequence GTGGCAAAAGTATTAATATCTGTACATTTAGGTCGACATTTTTATAAATTTGGTCATTCAGATTATGAAGTTTTATTACAATTGGGACATGAAGTTCATGTTGCTGCAAATTTCGGCGATGATCTAGATAAATTTGATGATCCTAGAGTTACAAAACATCATATTAATTTTGATCGAAGTCCATTTAGTTTTCAAAATGTTAAGGCTTTGAGGGAATTAGAAAAATTACTTCAAAAGCAACATTTTGATTTAATTCATACTCAATCTCCTTCAGGTGGTGCAATTACAAGATTAGCAGCTAGGAAAACTAGAAAGAAAGGTACTAGAGTGATTTATACAGCTCATGGTTTTCATTTTTTTAAAGGTGCTCCAAGGAAGAATTGGTTAATATATTTTCAAATTGAAAAATTTCTTTCTAGATTCACAGATTGTATTATCACAATTAATAAAGAAGATGAAAATACAGCTAAAGATAAATTATTATCTTCACAGGTTCAATATGTCCCTGGAGTAGGGATAGATACTGGGAAATTCAAATCAGTTTCTATTGAAAAAAAGGACCAGTTAAGAAAACAATATGGTTATGCATCAAATGATCAGATTATAATCTATGTCGGGGAACTTAGTATTAGAAAAAATCAAAAATTACTGATTGAAGCTATGTCTTTAGTAGATACTGGTAGTCCTATGAAATTGTTATTAGTAGGTACCGGTATACTTGAAGTGCATCTTAAACAATTAGTCAAAGATGCCAATCTTGAAGATACTATAAAATTTCTTGGATACCGTAATGATGTTGATAATCTAATGGGATTGTCTGATATTGTTATTTCTACGTCTTTGCAAGAAGGGCTACCACTCAATATATTAGAAGCGATGGCGTCTGAATTACCTATAATTGCCACTTCATGTAGAGGGAATCGAGACTTGGTAATTAATAATTTTAATGGAATATTAGTTGGTCATAATGCCAAGGATATTGCTCAAGCTATTCAGTCTCTTTCAAATGATAGGAAGAAGCGCATAACATTTGGTCAACATAATAAAGAAATAGTTCACCAATATTCAAAATCTGTAATTCAAGAGAAAATGAGTAAATTGTATGAAATAGAGTTATTACATACAAACCAATATTCTCATCTGAGGGAGAATTAG
- a CDS encoding ATP-grasp domain-containing protein, translating into MKKIMILGASILQLPAIKKAKQLGLYVIAVDMNPLAIGLRYADEFKIISVNEIDDVLVYAQSSNIDGIMTLASDMPMMTVATVSQKMKLNSVTVETAKHTTNKAAMRKRLDVKNIAIPKFDVVKNRVEFESALKKYTTKVIVKPSDNSGSRGIFLIHDTSNYEEVEDAYQHSITNSKNGVLLIEEFMEGTEVSVETISINGKCHVIQITDKLTTGAPHFVELGHAQPSKLSFDILQKIIELTQEAVEALGINIGPSHTEIIVTNDGPKIVEVGARLGGDNITTHLVPLSTGIDMVELCIRIAVGEEVTLNSSKHNSAVIKYFVTPQGTLEDFQGIEESLSIPGVKEVIINKSKGDQVGIIKSSVDRIGYVIATSDTVEDATLLCEKVMETVTFNIRVT; encoded by the coding sequence ATGAAGAAAATTATGATATTAGGTGCAAGTATTTTACAATTACCAGCAATTAAAAAAGCTAAGCAATTGGGTTTGTATGTAATTGCAGTAGACATGAATCCTCTTGCAATAGGACTTAGATATGCTGATGAATTTAAAATAATTAGTGTTAATGAAATTGATGATGTATTAGTGTACGCACAATCTAGTAATATTGATGGGATTATGACATTAGCAAGTGATATGCCAATGATGACAGTCGCTACTGTATCCCAAAAAATGAAGCTTAATAGCGTTACTGTAGAGACTGCTAAACATACTACAAATAAAGCAGCTATGAGAAAAAGACTAGATGTGAAAAATATAGCAATTCCTAAATTCGATGTTGTAAAAAATAGAGTGGAATTCGAATCCGCTTTAAAAAAGTACACAACGAAGGTTATTGTGAAGCCATCAGATAATTCTGGTAGTCGTGGTATTTTCCTTATACATGATACTTCCAATTATGAAGAAGTTGAAGATGCTTATCAACATAGTATAACTAATTCGAAAAATGGTGTGTTATTAATAGAAGAATTTATGGAAGGTACTGAAGTTAGTGTTGAAACAATTAGTATTAATGGAAAGTGTCACGTTATCCAGATTACAGACAAGTTAACTACAGGCGCACCTCACTTTGTAGAATTAGGACATGCACAACCATCAAAGTTATCTTTTGATATATTACAGAAAATTATAGAGTTAACACAAGAAGCAGTAGAGGCGCTAGGAATAAATATTGGACCGTCACATACTGAAATTATTGTTACTAATGATGGTCCAAAAATTGTTGAGGTGGGAGCAAGATTAGGTGGAGATAACATAACTACACATCTAGTACCATTGTCTACTGGAATCGATATGGTGGAATTATGCATTCGAATTGCAGTAGGTGAAGAGGTTACATTAAATTCAAGTAAACATAATTCAGCAGTAATAAAGTATTTTGTTACTCCACAAGGGACTCTTGAAGATTTTCAAGGAATAGAAGAATCGCTTTCTATTCCTGGTGTAAAGGAAGTTATAATCAATAAATCAAAAGGAGACCAAGTAGGAATTATTAAAAGTAGCGTTGATCGTATTGGATATGTGATTGCTACATCAGATACAGTAGAAGACGCGACGTTATTATGCGAAAAAGTAATGGAAACAGTTACGTTTAATATTAGAGTTACATGA
- a CDS encoding sugar transferase yields MYQQSKRMFDILISLILSPFAGIIILLAIVAIKLEEKGPAFYYAQRIGKNREIFRMYKLRSMYVNAPDIRLEDGSTFNSEDDSRITKVGRLLRKTSIDELPQIFNVLKGDMSFIGPRPDSANWVDEYTEEEKVIHTVRPGITGYNQAIHRNAVGTKEKLQNDIYYVKHMSLLFDIKIIVLTVKILLIPKNVYRQ; encoded by the coding sequence ATGTACCAACAATCTAAAAGAATGTTTGATATATTGATTTCATTAATTCTATCGCCTTTTGCTGGAATTATTATTTTATTAGCTATAGTTGCAATTAAATTAGAAGAAAAAGGTCCAGCATTCTATTATGCACAACGTATAGGGAAAAACAGAGAGATATTTAGAATGTATAAATTGAGATCGATGTATGTAAATGCTCCAGATATTAGATTAGAAGATGGTTCAACTTTTAATTCAGAGGATGATAGCAGAATCACAAAGGTTGGAAGATTATTAAGAAAAACCAGCATCGATGAATTACCTCAAATATTTAATGTTTTAAAGGGAGATATGTCATTTATCGGTCCCAGACCAGACTCTGCGAATTGGGTTGATGAATACACTGAAGAAGAAAAAGTGATTCATACAGTAAGACCAGGTATAACTGGGTATAACCAAGCGATACATCGTAATGCAGTAGGGACGAAAGAAAAGCTACAGAATGATATTTATTATGTGAAACATATGTCTCTGTTATTTGATATAAAAATCATAGTTCTGACTGTCAAAATCTTATTAATTCCAAAAAATGTATATCGTCAATAA
- a CDS encoding acetyltransferase: MNKKIIIIGNTEYSRLIRYYIEVDTELEVIAYSVEKDYVETEYFDNIPLIALEELTKSYPVNEYDIILGVGYSKMNTIREKLYRKIKKYGYRVINYIHSTAVISSNSVIGEGNIIMENVVVAPYSTIGSGNIIWNSVNVSHNNVVGNFNSLSVGTSLSGFVEVGNNCFLGNNCTVKNHLKIANYSLIGASSYVSESTEEYQVIVPQKSIVLDRKISTDLI, encoded by the coding sequence ATGAACAAAAAAATAATTATTATAGGAAACACCGAGTATTCTCGATTAATAAGATATTATATTGAAGTTGATACAGAACTAGAAGTAATTGCATACTCAGTAGAAAAAGATTATGTAGAAACGGAGTACTTCGATAATATACCGCTCATTGCATTAGAAGAGTTAACGAAAAGTTATCCAGTTAATGAGTATGACATTATTCTCGGAGTTGGATACAGTAAAATGAATACAATTCGCGAAAAATTATATAGGAAAATAAAAAAATATGGTTATAGGGTTATAAACTATATACATTCCACAGCTGTTATTTCATCTAACTCAGTTATTGGTGAAGGAAACATTATTATGGAAAATGTAGTAGTAGCTCCATATTCAACGATTGGTTCAGGGAACATCATTTGGAATAGTGTAAATGTTTCACACAACAATGTAGTCGGGAATTTTAATAGTTTATCTGTAGGTACTAGTTTATCAGGATTTGTAGAGGTAGGTAACAACTGCTTCTTGGGGAACAATTGTACAGTTAAAAATCATCTTAAAATTGCTAATTATTCATTAATAGGAGCAAGCTCATATGTTTCAGAGTCTACTGAAGAGTACCAAGTTATTGTGCCACAAAAAAGCATAGTCTTAGATCGGAAAATAAGTACTGACTTAATATAA
- a CDS encoding DegT/DnrJ/EryC1/StrS family aminotransferase, with protein MRIIPFSPPDITEEEIAEVVDTLRSGWITTGPKTKKFEKQIAEYCNTSKAVALNSATACMEMTLRMLGVGPGDEVITSAYTYSASASVIHHVGATIVLVDTGMDSYHIDYDAIADAITEKTKVIIPVDIAGVMCDYDQIFEAVESKKHLFKPSNVIQEVFGRVIVLADAAHSIGATYKGRMSGEVADFTSFSFHAVKNLTTAEGGAVTWRDVPGLDNEEIYRQFMLLSLHGQTKDALAKTNAGSWEYDIVAPNYKCNMTDIMASIGLVQLKRYGQMLTLRQAYIQQYEQLLKDSNVQVMPHYCDQYSSSGHLLLTRIEGATEEIRNRIIQAMGEKGIAVNVHYKPLPLLTAYKNLNFSIEQYPNAYEMFKNEITLPLNTQLTYEEIEHIVFNLLQLIKINK; from the coding sequence ATGAGAATTATTCCTTTTTCACCTCCCGATATTACAGAAGAAGAAATAGCAGAAGTAGTAGACACATTAAGATCAGGTTGGATTACAACGGGTCCTAAAACTAAAAAGTTTGAGAAACAAATTGCAGAATATTGCAATACGTCTAAAGCGGTTGCGTTGAATTCAGCAACTGCGTGTATGGAAATGACTCTTAGAATGTTAGGTGTAGGACCTGGGGATGAAGTAATTACATCTGCATATACATATTCTGCTTCAGCAAGTGTAATTCATCATGTCGGTGCAACTATTGTATTAGTAGACACTGGGATGGATAGTTATCATATTGACTACGATGCAATTGCAGATGCAATAACAGAAAAGACAAAAGTAATAATTCCAGTAGATATTGCTGGAGTTATGTGTGATTATGACCAAATCTTTGAAGCTGTTGAGAGTAAAAAACATTTATTTAAACCTTCTAATGTAATTCAAGAAGTGTTTGGTAGAGTTATTGTCCTAGCAGATGCAGCTCACTCTATTGGTGCCACATATAAGGGGAGAATGAGTGGAGAAGTAGCAGATTTTACATCTTTCTCATTTCATGCAGTCAAAAATCTAACCACTGCTGAAGGTGGTGCTGTCACTTGGAGAGATGTACCCGGATTGGATAATGAAGAAATCTATCGTCAATTTATGCTCTTATCACTTCATGGTCAGACGAAAGATGCATTAGCGAAAACAAATGCTGGATCTTGGGAGTATGATATCGTCGCACCAAATTATAAATGTAATATGACTGATATAATGGCTTCAATAGGATTAGTACAATTAAAAAGATACGGTCAAATGCTTACATTAAGACAGGCATATATTCAACAATATGAACAATTGCTTAAGGATTCTAATGTTCAAGTCATGCCACATTATTGCGATCAATATAGTTCTAGTGGGCATTTATTGTTAACGCGTATTGAAGGTGCAACTGAAGAAATAAGAAATAGAATTATTCAAGCAATGGGTGAGAAAGGGATTGCTGTAAATGTACATTATAAGCCATTGCCATTATTGACAGCATACAAAAATTTGAACTTTTCAATTGAACAATACCCAAATGCTTACGAAATGTTTAAAAATGAAATTACATTGCCGCTGAATACTCAATTAACATATGAAGAAATTGAACATATTGTCTTTAACTTATTACAACTGATAAAAATAAATAAGTAG